The sequence GCGGCGATCACCTGGTGATCTCGCGCGAGACCCCCGGCACCGCGGTGGTCCTGTCGGGCGGGATCTACAAGGGCAGCATCGGTTTCATGGAGCACGTGGCCGTGGACTCGCCCGGCCTGTTCGCAGCCTCGGCGTTCCTGGACGCCCTGGCGCGCAAGGGGGTGCGGGTGGACGGGCCGGTGCGGCTGGTGGCCGATACCGAGGAGAGCGACAGGATAATGGGGCGCGCGCCCTCCATCGTGGCCCAGCACGAATCCGTGCCCCTGACCGAGATCGTGAGGGTGATCCTCAAGCGCAGCCACAATTTTTACGCCGAGCAGTTGCTGTTCACTCTGGGGGCGCGCCAGGGGCGCGGCGGCGGGTTCCAGCAGGGGATCGAGGTGGAGCAGAGGCTGCTGCGCAAGCTGGGGGTGAACATGTCGAAAATCCGGCTGGAGGACGGCTCGGGCCTCAGCCGCCTGAACCTGGTCACCCCGGACATGTTTATCCGCCTGCTCACTTTCATGCACGACCACCCGGCGGCCGAGCAGTACATCGCCAGTCTGCCGATCAGCGGCGTGGACAACGGCGTGCGGATAATGCACAGCACCCCGGCGGATGGCAAGATACACGCCAAGACCGGCTACATCACCTCGGTCATGTCCCTGTCGGGCTATGCCCGCACGCTGGACGGCGAGCCGCTGGTGTTCTCGGTGCTGGGCAACAACTGGCTGATCTCGAAGGTGGCGGCGCGGATGGTGATCCGGGACATCTGCGTGGAGGTGTCGCAACTCAGGCGCGGCTGGAAACCCGGCCCGGAGAGACTGAGACAGCCGCCGCACCACGCCGAGTAGACTCAAAAGGGGCGGTGGTTCAGGCCAGCAGGTCCACGTTGGAGCCGCGGCCGTCGCCCGAGGACCCACGTCGCCTGCCGCGCCGCTGCCGGCGCTGATCCTTTCGGCCCTCATCCGGGTGGATTTTGGTTTTCTCCCCTGGCGAGGTCTCCTTGGTGCGGCGGCGTTCCTCGGCGGCCCGTTTCAACTCGTTCTGCTCGGACTGCAGGCGGCTCAGCTCCGGGTGCGACTGTTGCTGCTGGCTTTCTTTCTCCACGTGGGTGAATTGCTGCATCACCGTGGCGTGGTCTATCGGACGGACCATGGTCATTCCCTCAGCGGAACAGTTTCCCGAACCTCACCAGCGGCTCATCCGGGAAATCACGGAGCCATTGCCCGGCGGTCTCGTCGATGATCGCGGCCAGGGTCGGGTCCAGGCGGTCAAGGCTTTCGCCCCCGGCGCCCTCCTGTGGTGACAGACGGTCGCCCTCCAGGCGCAGCCGCCCGTCGCGCAGCATTATCCGCAGCAGGCGGGTCAGGCGCGGGCTGAAGAGCATGCCGTCCTCCACCCGGAAAACGAAATCCGGGAAAGCCACCTTGTGACGGTGGCAGACCCGCTCCAGGATCCAGATGAAATAGTAAATTTCCGAGGCGGAGAAGCTGGAGCCGTTCTCCTCGGCCAATCGCAGAACGCTGGCGCGCAGGACCTGGCTCATCCACCGGCGTTTCTCACCGAATCGTTTTTTCGCTTTAATACCCTGCCTGACAAGCAGGCCGCCCCCGATGCCGACCGAGGTCCCGGCCAGTATCGACAGGATCCATTTTCCGGCTTTCATCCCCAACCTTCCCCCGATATTATAAGTTTTCACACGTAATCGATGCGTCCGCTTAATATAGCGGTATTCAGGACAATTGTAAACCACTTGTGGATTAACTGAATAGCCTCGATGAAACGCTTGTAATTGATTCCGATTTAGTTATATTTGCAACGCTCGTGCGGCCCCCCGTCGTTCATCCGGTTCTGTGGTGCAATCATGACCTGGTCGATCGAACCGCTCCGGCGTGGGCTGAACTCACGCAAGGCTTTCCCGCTGCTGCTCGGGTTTGGACTGTCTGTCCGCCTGCTTCTTCTGGCATGCACCTGGCGCGACCCGCTGTTCGATGATGCGGCGGCGTACTATACCCAGGCGCTGAAGATCACGGACAGCGGGACCAGTTTGTATTTACCACCCGGTCTTCCCGCCTATCTGCGGCTCTGGATGTACCTGCCTGTGGACGGCCAGGTTGCCTGCCGGCTGTCGATGCTTCCGGTCTATCTCATTTTCAGCCTCGCGCTCTTCGCCTATGTCCGTGGCCGCTCCGGGATTCAGGCCGCCAACCTTGCGGTGCTGTTCTTCGTCTTTTCGCCGGCTTTCGTCTTCCAGTCCCAGTTCCCGTTGACACAGCTCCCGACAGCCACTCTGTGTTTGATGGCCCTGTTGCTGCTTGAAAAATCCGTGAAACCCGGGGGCTGGACCGCTGCCGTGACCTTGGGTCTGGTGCTGGGGGCAGCGGTCCTGCTGCGACCATCCATTTTGATTCTGGTCCCACTCCTGGCCGCGCTGGTCTGGGTGCGCGCCGGCGCCAGGCGTGCGACGAAAGCCCTGCTGGTCGCATTTGCCGCCTCCGTTCCGCTGCTGGCTTGGGAGCACCATGTCTGGCGGCGGAGCGGGGAGGCCGTGTTCATCAACAGCGCGAACTCGATGAACCTTTTTGTGGGCAACAACCAGTACACGCCGCTCTATCGCACCTGGTGGTTCGGCTCTCACAGTCGGGGCTCGCGGGACGTGCCGGCCGAATTCAGCTCTCTTCTCGAATACGGGCGCAGCCTCGGCCCGGCCGATCAGGAACGCTTCTTTTTCAGCCAGGCGCTTTCACACATAGCCTCGCATCCTTGGCTTTTCGCATTCCGGACTTTCAACCGTATGCGCTGCTTCCTGGCCTTCGACAGCTTTTCCGGAGCACAGGCCATGAAACATTACCGTCTCCCGCCCTGGAGCGTGGCGCTCGTGCTGGGGCTGGATGCCTTGTGCTACTGCTCGATAATGCTTGCCGCACTCGGATATATCGTTATATTTGGGAACTGGATGCCTGCCCTCGGCTGGCTGTGGAGCCTCGGATGCGTGGCTCTGTTTTATGCCGCGCCATACTACACCCCACGTACCATTTCCCGATTGTGCCGCTGGCCGCGGTTCCGGCATCGATGCTGGTGTCACGCTGGCTATCCGGTGGCAGGGTGGCGTTCGAATCACCGGGTAAAAGGCGGAAAGCGGTTGGAGCCGTACTTTGCGGAGCGTTTTTCATCATCCAGTTGGAATGTGTCTGGGTGATGTCGGGTTCTTTCATAAAAAACATGTGAACCAGCGGATTGCGGCGTTCGGTTTCTTTCTGGGGCCGAGGCCTCAATGCTGCGGAGAATGCGATGCCCTGTTTTTCAACCCTTGCCCTCCTCGCCCTTTGCGCAGCCCTCAGTCTGACCGGCCCGGTGCCGCTCGCCGCCCAGCTCAGCCGCTCCGACATTCTGGACCAGAACGCCGCGCAGCAGGCTATGGAGCAAAGAAAGCAAATGCTGCAGAACAAGGTCAGCACCGTGCAGCCGGGTGAACGGGTGCCGCTGGACGGCATGGTGGACCGCTCCGCATATTGCCTGGGCCCGGGCGATGAGATGGATGTCTCGATCTGGGCCGGTGATGAGTACTACACCTATCCGCTGGTCGTTTCGGCCGAGGGGCGTCTGCTGGTGCCGATGGTGGGGCCGGTCGAGGTGGGCGGGCTGAGCCTGGAGAACGCCGAGAAGCTTCTGGGAGTCCAGTGTGCACGTTTCTTCACCGGGGCGAGGGTGCAGCTTTCGCTGACCAACCCGCGCCTGTTCCGGGCCTACGTGGTCGGGGCGGTCAACAAGCCCGGCACCTACTACCACAGCGCGTTCGACCGGGTGAGCGACCTGGTGCGCGCCGCCGAGGGCATCAAGTCCGGCGGCTCCCGTCGCCGGCTGCACCTGTTCGACCGCGACCACAAACCCCTGACCAGCGCCGACCTGCTGGCTTTCGTGGCCACCGGCAACCCGGCTTTCAACCCGCGCCTGGTGGACGGCTGCATCCTGGAGGTGCCGCAGGTGGAGGACTACGTGCTGCTGCGCGGACGGTTCATCAACCTGGTGGGGGCCGATTCGATCAAGATCAACGACATCTCGAAGGACGAGATGAGCGAGCACCGGGTGGAGATCAACCCCGGCGAGACCCTGGGCGACCTTCTGGCCCTGGTCGGCCAGCCGGATGTGGAGGGCGTGGGCGGCAAGGTGCGGGTGCGAATCGTTTCCAAGAGCGGCGCCGAGCGCCAGGCCGACCTGGATGAGGCCATGCTGCAAACCCCCCTTGAGACCGGCTCGACCATCGAATTCCCGACACAGCAGTTTTTCGTCTATGTCACCGGCAATGTCACCCGCTCCGGGCGCTACCTGTACCAGAGCGGGTTCACGGCCCTCGATTACCTGGGACAGGCCGGCGGTCCGAGTATGTACGGCAGCACGACCAAGTTCAAGGTGCGGCGCAGCGACGGCCGTACGGTCGAGGTGTCCGCCACCGACCGTCTGTATCCCGGCGACATGCTGTACATCCCGGAAAAAGTACGCTGGCTCGACCGCACGCTGGCCCCGCTGATCTCACTGGTGGGTGTGCTGATCGCGGTCGCCGCAAGATAATCACCGCGGGGGAGAGCTTTGGCCGACAGAACGATTGACCTGCCGCAGATGCTTTCGATAATCGGGCGCCGCTGGCGTATCCCGGCTGTGGTCGGGGCTGTGACCGCGGTGGTCGCCCTGCTGGTGAATTTCCTTATCCTGCCCAAATGGTACGAATCCACCACAGTGATCATGCCGCCCCAGGAAAAGAGCGGTTTCGGCATCATGGGCATGCTCCTGTCCCGGGCCTCCGACATGCCGGGCGGCCTGAGCCGTCTGGCCAGCGGCATCGCCGGGATCAACCCCTCGCAGTTCCTGTTCGTGGTGGCGCTCAACAGCCAGACCGTGGCGGATTCGCTGATCGACAAGTACGACCTGATGAAGGTCTACAAGACCGAGTACCGTTTCCTGGCGCGCAAGGAGCTGGCCCGTCACACCTGGATCGATTTCCCGCCCGAGGGCCATATCGTGGTGAAAGTGGAGGCCCGGGAAAACCCGGAGCTGGCCCGCGACCTGGCCCGCGAGTACGTGATCCAGCTCAACAACGTCATCCTCGACCGCGGGATGTTCTCCGCCACCAAACGGAGGCGTTTCCTGCAGGACCGCCTGGAGGAGGAACGGCTGTACCTCCACGATCTGGAGGACAGTCTGGTGGTGATGCAGAAAAAATTCGGCATCATCGATCCGGAGGAGCAGGCCAAGGGCCTGGCCGAGATAGTGACCGCCCCGCTCCGGGGGACCATGGAGATGCTGGCCCTGCTGGAGGCCGAGCGCGAGAGCCAGATGGTGCAACTCAAGATCAAGCGCGATTTCTACACCGCGGCCCACCCCGATGTCCGTCGCCTGGAGGCGGCGATCAAGGAGATGGACCGCGCGATAGCGCGCATCCGGGCCGAGGTCAACGGCGCCACCACGCGGAATGCCGGCAAGCTCACCGTGCCCCTGGCCGATATCCCCGAGGCGGCCATGGACTACATGCGCCTGTACCGCGGGGTGAAAATCCACGAGGAGATGTACGCCCTGCTGGCGGCCCAGTTCGAGGAGGCCCGCCTGAACGAGGCGGATGACATCCCCAGCGCCATCGTGCTGGACCCGGCCAACCTGCCCGAGTACAAGAGCCGTCCCAAGCGCCTGCTCAACACGGCGATCAGCACCGCGGCCGCGGTGCTGCTGAGCCTGCTGTATGTCATGGCCGCCGCGCGTTTCAGCTTCCTGAAAGAGGACTGACCCGCCCGCAGCTTGATATCCAGATAAAAAATTGGGGGCACGGCGCGCGCCGTGCCCCTCGTATTTCCCTATCGTGATTGTCCGCCAGACCTTCCCGTCCCGCACCTCAGTCCTGGAACCCGTATTTCTCCATCCTGCGCCGCAGGGATTCCCGGCTGATCCCCAGTATCTCCGCAGCGCGCAGTTTCACGCCCCCGGCTTTTTCCAGCGCCCGCTTCAGCAGCATGCGCTCCATGTCCTCCAGAGGCATCAGCTCCACCTCGACCTTGCTCGAAGTGGGGGCCTGCCAGGCGTGCCTGTCCTGAAGGTTGGGGAAATCCTCCGGGGTGAGCTGCTGGGTGTTGGCCAGGATCATGGCCCGCTCGATCATGTTGCGCAGCTCGCGGATATTGCCCGGGAAGCTGTAGACTTTCAGCATTTCGAGTACGGCCGGCGAGATGCCCTGGATGTTCTTTTTCAGCTCGCGGTTGAAAAAGCGGATCATCGAGGCGCAGAGGTTCTTGATGTCCGTGGGGATGGTCCTGAGGCAGGGGGTTTGGATGGTGAACACCTCGAGACGGTGGAGCAGGTCGAGGCGGAACGAGCCCTCGCGCGACAGCTCGTGCAGGTCGCGGTTGGTGGCGGCCACCACCCGCACGTCCACTCGTATCTCGCGCTTGCCGCCCACCCGGAAGAAACTGTAGTTTTCGAGCACGCGCAGAAGGCGGCTCTGCAGGCTGGGCTCCATGTCCCCGATCTCGTCCAGGAAAATGGTGCCCTTGTCGGCCAGCTCGAAGAACCCGGCCTTGCGCCCCCGCGCCCCGGTGAACGCCCCCGGCTCGTGCCCGAACAGCTCGCTTTCGGCCAGGCCGTGGGTCAGGCTGGTGCAGTTGACCGGGATGAACGGGTGCTCGGCCCGTCCGCTCAGGCGGTGGATCGCCCGGGCGACCAGCTCCTTGCCCGTACCGGTCTCGCCGGTGATCAGCACCGTGGTGCGGTCGGTCTGGGCCACTTTGCGGATCAGGTTCTTGATGTGGCCTATCGGGGCGCTGTCGCCGATGATGTTGTCGATCTCTCCGCTCAGGGCCGAGCTCTTTTCCATCAGGCCGATCTGCTCGGCGGCCTGACGTTTCTGCCAGCGCAACTGATGGTATTTGCCAGTGCGCTCCAGGGCCATGTCGAGGTCGCGGAAATCGATGGGCTTGCGGATGAAATCGAAAGCCCCGGCGCGCTGGGCCTGGATCACCAGGTCCATGTCCCCGAACCCGCTGATCAGGATGACCTCGATCTTGTCGTCCACGGCCTTGATTTTCTTCAGCAGGGTAAGTCCGTCCATGCCCGGCATCTTGACATCCGACAAGACCACGTCCGGCGAATTTTCCTCCACCGCTTTCAGAGCGCTCGGCCCGTCCGCGGCGTATTCCACCAGGTAGCCCCGCTCCCGCAGGTACATGACCACCGTGTTCAGGACCGATCTTTCATCGTCCGCCACCAGGACATGCAAAGCTTTCGTTTCCTTCTGCATCGGATCACCTCATCCTGCAGCATTCTCGTTGCCCGGCAACGGGAGCCAGAAAGACATGCAGGCGCCCTCCCGTTGCTCCGTGTCGAGCTCGATTCGTCCCTCGAAGCCGTGCAGAATTCCGCTCGCTATGGTCAGGCCAAGTCCCGGCCGCGCTGTTTTATCGTTGCCGGAGAAAAACGGTTCGAACAGTCTGTCACGTATTTCGGGCCGGATTCCCACGCCGTTGTCCTCGACCCGCACCCTGACTCCCGGCCGTCCCTCCTGTTCCTGCGGAGCGGCGCTGACCCTGATCACGCCCCGCGTTCCGGAGCCGGCCGCCTTGGCGGCGCTTATCGCATCTATCGCATTGAGCAGAAGGCACTCGAACACTTTACCCAGACCGACCGGAGTGGCCGCCACCAGGGGCAGATCGGCCGGGAACTCCTCCTCCAGCTCAATCCCGCGCCGCAGGATATGCCCGCGCAGCAGCCCGATGAAGCGGAAATAATGATTGCGCAGGTTGATCGCCTCCAGGGGCGCGCCCTCCCGCCTCTGTGCCGCTGACTCGCGCGCCATCTGGATCATGCAGTTTATCCGGCCGACCTCAGACAGCATCTCCTGGCACATCACGGCCAGCTCCTCCGGCTTGATTTCGCGTCCCTCGTCCAGGCGGTATTTCAACAGCTGAAGGTAAGATGAAATGGCGTTCAGCGGCTGGTTGAACTCGTGCGAGAATACCGCCGATATCTCGCCCATGACCATCCGCCGGGTGATCAGTTCCTCGCGGAAATCCGCCTCGCTCTGGTTGGTGATGTCCTCGAGCAGCAGCAGGCGCTGGTTGTCCGCCTGCGCTCCCAACTGTCGGCAGAGCGCGCGCAGGGTCACCCCGGAGGTGCTGTCCGGCACAAAATAGAACGCGTCGGCTCCGCAGCGCACGCAGGGCTCGCCCTGGCTGTCGGCGGCGTACAGGGGGCAGTCACCCGCAGCCGCGCCGGGTTTGCCGGTCCGGCAGGACTGCCCCATCCGCACGAGCTGGCAAAACCTACGGCCCGACATCTCCTCCGGCGTCCGACTGAACAGCGCCGCTGCGGGCCGGTTGCAGGCGGTCACCTCCAGGTCGGCGTTGAGAGTGAGCAACGGCAGCGGCAGAATGTCCAGCGGAGGGAGTCCCTCCCGCGCGCCGTCATCCGCGGCCCCGCTCCCGAAGCCGGTCTTGCTTTCGCCGAGACGCAGCTCGAGCAGGGCTTTGTCACGCTGTCGCACTGCGGCCAGCAGAAGGCGGTTCAGCTCGGCCAGGTCGAAAGGCTTTTTCAGGTAGGCGAATGCTTTCAGCCCCATCCGCTCGATCATCTCGCGGGCCTCGTCGTACCCGCTCATCAGTATCACTTCCAGGCAGGGATATGTTTCGCGGATACCGGCCAGAAGGTCGGCGCCGCTCTGGTTTTCCATCCGGATGTCGGAGATGACCACATCCACCGAGTCATCGCACAGCCCCTGCGCCTCATCCGGGCTGCCCGCGGCGACCACTGTCCAGCCGACTTTGGCCAGAAATGAGCCCAGCATGCCACGGATATTTTTGTCATCGTCCACGATCAGGACTTTCATTGTCCTTGCCTGTCGGAGCGGATTGGGGTGAGCGTGCCCGAAGATAGTTCCCGATGCGACCGGAAGGATCGTCTCCTGCCGGGGCTGCATGAATTATATCTTACAGAAAAGCCTAAATGTCAAGCCTTTTAGGTGCGGGTTGCCTTTGGCAGTCTGCCAGAATGGCGGATGACGGCCCGCCTTCGCGGGGCGCGGATTCACCCCCGGCATTCGTAAGGACCGAGAAAATCTGGCTTAACAGCGAGCTGTCTCTGCCAGTGATCCCTGGCATGGAAATTGAGTTTATTGAAGGATGGAATAGAAATGCTGCAGGCTTTGTACGGTGCCGGGTGCGGTCGGGGAG comes from bacterium and encodes:
- the dacB gene encoding D-alanyl-D-alanine carboxypeptidase/D-alanyl-D-alanine-endopeptidase, with protein sequence MIYPFALRAASSDSLELNRKIDKILARYGQLPENWGIVFRSLDKGDYLVRRNDQHGYMPASNLKLLVTAVALDALGPDYRFRTTVLADGSVSPGDSTLQGDLVLRGSGDPTISDRFFRSTTAVWDELAAEVHAAGIRHVSGDLVADNSLFQPPFLADGWSWEDLTWWYAAPVSALSYNDNVIDLNAYPASQVGEPPVIRVTPSSSVMNVINRAVTVGDRSGDHLVISRETPGTAVVLSGGIYKGSIGFMEHVAVDSPGLFAASAFLDALARKGVRVDGPVRLVADTEESDRIMGRAPSIVAQHESVPLTEIVRVILKRSHNFYAEQLLFTLGARQGRGGGFQQGIEVEQRLLRKLGVNMSKIRLEDGSGLSRLNLVTPDMFIRLLTFMHDHPAAEQYIASLPISGVDNGVRIMHSTPADGKIHAKTGYITSVMSLSGYARTLDGEPLVFSVLGNNWLISKVAARMVIRDICVEVSQLRRGWKPGPERLRQPPHHAE
- a CDS encoding hybrid sensor histidine kinase/response regulator, with product MKVLIVDDDKNIRGMLGSFLAKVGWTVVAAGSPDEAQGLCDDSVDVVISDIRMENQSGADLLAGIRETYPCLEVILMSGYDEAREMIERMGLKAFAYLKKPFDLAELNRLLLAAVRQRDKALLELRLGESKTGFGSGAADDGAREGLPPLDILPLPLLTLNADLEVTACNRPAAALFSRTPEEMSGRRFCQLVRMGQSCRTGKPGAAAGDCPLYAADSQGEPCVRCGADAFYFVPDSTSGVTLRALCRQLGAQADNQRLLLLEDITNQSEADFREELITRRMVMGEISAVFSHEFNQPLNAISSYLQLLKYRLDEGREIKPEELAVMCQEMLSEVGRINCMIQMARESAAQRREGAPLEAINLRNHYFRFIGLLRGHILRRGIELEEEFPADLPLVAATPVGLGKVFECLLLNAIDAISAAKAAGSGTRGVIRVSAAPQEQEGRPGVRVRVEDNGVGIRPEIRDRLFEPFFSGNDKTARPGLGLTIASGILHGFEGRIELDTEQREGACMSFWLPLPGNENAAG
- a CDS encoding sigma-54 dependent transcriptional regulator → MQKETKALHVLVADDERSVLNTVVMYLRERGYLVEYAADGPSALKAVEENSPDVVLSDVKMPGMDGLTLLKKIKAVDDKIEVILISGFGDMDLVIQAQRAGAFDFIRKPIDFRDLDMALERTGKYHQLRWQKRQAAEQIGLMEKSSALSGEIDNIIGDSAPIGHIKNLIRKVAQTDRTTVLITGETGTGKELVARAIHRLSGRAEHPFIPVNCTSLTHGLAESELFGHEPGAFTGARGRKAGFFELADKGTIFLDEIGDMEPSLQSRLLRVLENYSFFRVGGKREIRVDVRVVAATNRDLHELSREGSFRLDLLHRLEVFTIQTPCLRTIPTDIKNLCASMIRFFNRELKKNIQGISPAVLEMLKVYSFPGNIRELRNMIERAMILANTQQLTPEDFPNLQDRHAWQAPTSSKVEVELMPLEDMERMLLKRALEKAGGVKLRAAEILGISRESLRRRMEKYGFQD
- a CDS encoding glycosyltransferase family 39 protein: MTWSIEPLRRGLNSRKAFPLLLGFGLSVRLLLLACTWRDPLFDDAAAYYTQALKITDSGTSLYLPPGLPAYLRLWMYLPVDGQVACRLSMLPVYLIFSLALFAYVRGRSGIQAANLAVLFFVFSPAFVFQSQFPLTQLPTATLCLMALLLLEKSVKPGGWTAAVTLGLVLGAAVLLRPSILILVPLLAALVWVRAGARRATKALLVAFAASVPLLAWEHHVWRRSGEAVFINSANSMNLFVGNNQYTPLYRTWWFGSHSRGSRDVPAEFSSLLEYGRSLGPADQERFFFSQALSHIASHPWLFAFRTFNRMRCFLAFDSFSGAQAMKHYRLPPWSVALVLGLDALCYCSIMLAALGYIVIFGNWMPALGWLWSLGCVALFYAAPYYTPRTISRLCRWPRFRHRCWCHAGYPVAGWRSNHRVKGGKRLEPYFAERFSSSSWNVSG
- a CDS encoding SLBB domain-containing protein → MPCFSTLALLALCAALSLTGPVPLAAQLSRSDILDQNAAQQAMEQRKQMLQNKVSTVQPGERVPLDGMVDRSAYCLGPGDEMDVSIWAGDEYYTYPLVVSAEGRLLVPMVGPVEVGGLSLENAEKLLGVQCARFFTGARVQLSLTNPRLFRAYVVGAVNKPGTYYHSAFDRVSDLVRAAEGIKSGGSRRRLHLFDRDHKPLTSADLLAFVATGNPAFNPRLVDGCILEVPQVEDYVLLRGRFINLVGADSIKINDISKDEMSEHRVEINPGETLGDLLALVGQPDVEGVGGKVRVRIVSKSGAERQADLDEAMLQTPLETGSTIEFPTQQFFVYVTGNVTRSGRYLYQSGFTALDYLGQAGGPSMYGSTTKFKVRRSDGRTVEVSATDRLYPGDMLYIPEKVRWLDRTLAPLISLVGVLIAVAAR